One stretch of Amycolatopsis sp. NBC_00345 DNA includes these proteins:
- the coaA gene encoding type I pantothenate kinase: MTRVRELSPYVELHREQWRELRSSTPLPLTADELVRLRGLGEQVDLAEVAEVYLPLSRLINLQVKARQQLYEATTTFLGEDCRGTKVPFVIGIAGSVAVGKSTTARILRTLLARWPDHPRVDLVTTDGFLYPRTELTRRGIMHRKGFPESYDRRALLRFVTEVKSGAEHVSAPVYSHLAYDILPGQEQVVERPDILIIEGLNVLQPGPRLTVSDLFDFSIYVDAHTDDIERWYVERFLKLRHTAFSDPASHFHHFAGLPDDEAREEARHLWSTINEPNLMENIKPTRPRATLVLRKDADHTINRVRLRKL, encoded by the coding sequence ATGACCCGGGTCCGTGAACTCAGCCCTTACGTCGAGCTTCACCGGGAGCAGTGGCGTGAGCTGCGCAGTTCGACGCCACTGCCGCTGACCGCCGACGAGCTCGTGCGATTGCGCGGGCTCGGCGAGCAGGTCGACCTGGCCGAGGTCGCGGAGGTCTACCTGCCGCTTTCGAGGCTGATCAACCTGCAGGTGAAGGCGCGCCAGCAACTGTACGAAGCCACCACCACGTTCCTCGGCGAGGACTGCCGCGGCACGAAGGTCCCGTTCGTGATCGGCATCGCGGGCAGCGTCGCGGTCGGCAAGTCGACCACGGCCCGCATCCTGCGCACGCTGCTCGCCCGCTGGCCGGATCACCCGCGCGTGGACCTGGTGACCACGGACGGCTTCCTGTACCCGCGCACCGAGCTGACCCGGCGCGGCATCATGCACCGCAAGGGCTTCCCGGAGAGCTACGACCGGCGCGCGCTGCTGCGGTTCGTCACCGAGGTGAAGTCTGGCGCCGAGCACGTGTCGGCACCGGTGTACTCGCACCTCGCGTACGACATCCTGCCTGGTCAGGAGCAGGTGGTGGAGCGTCCGGACATCCTGATCATCGAGGGCCTGAACGTCCTGCAGCCCGGCCCGCGGCTGACCGTTTCGGACCTGTTCGACTTCTCCATCTACGTCGACGCCCACACCGATGACATCGAGCGCTGGTACGTGGAGCGCTTCCTGAAGCTGCGCCACACGGCGTTCTCGGACCCGGCGTCGCACTTCCACCACTTCGCCGGCCTGCCCGACGACGAGGCCCGCGAAGAGGCCCGGCACCTGTGGAGCACGATCAACGAGCCGAACCTGATGGAGAACATCAAGCCGACCCGTCCCCGGGCGACTTTGGTGCTGCGCAAGGACGCGGAC
- the pheA gene encoding prephenate dehydratase, with translation MLRIAYFGPQGTFTEQAARALAPGEDLAPYETVRLALAAVREGAADAACVPIENSVEGVVPTTLDGLSDGEPLVAVAETILPIHFSVLTRPGGGEVKTVASHPHALAQVRDWLEANLPGATAVASSSTAGAAVGVVNGDFDAAVCAPVAAEHYPLEVLATGVADVQDAQTRFLMVRRPGELPAPTGADRTSIVAAAVNRTGTLAELLAELAGRSINLTRLDARPTRNNFGEYRFFIDFEGHVAEPRIVDAMAALRRRCHVRFLGSHPRADEVVATIEPGAGNQDFVDAQAWADAVVKGEGA, from the coding sequence GTGTTGCGGATCGCGTACTTCGGCCCCCAGGGCACATTCACGGAACAGGCCGCTCGGGCGCTCGCGCCCGGTGAGGACCTGGCCCCCTACGAGACGGTCCGGCTCGCGCTCGCGGCCGTGCGCGAAGGCGCCGCCGACGCGGCCTGCGTGCCGATCGAGAACTCCGTCGAGGGCGTCGTGCCGACGACGCTCGACGGGCTCAGCGACGGCGAGCCGCTGGTCGCGGTGGCCGAGACGATCCTGCCCATCCACTTCAGCGTGCTGACCCGGCCGGGCGGCGGCGAGGTCAAGACCGTCGCCAGCCACCCGCACGCGCTCGCGCAGGTGCGCGACTGGCTGGAGGCGAACCTGCCGGGCGCGACTGCGGTGGCGTCGTCCTCCACGGCGGGCGCGGCCGTCGGCGTGGTGAACGGCGACTTCGACGCGGCCGTCTGCGCGCCCGTCGCCGCCGAGCACTACCCGCTGGAGGTGCTGGCCACGGGCGTCGCGGACGTCCAGGACGCGCAGACGCGTTTCCTCATGGTCCGCCGGCCCGGCGAGCTGCCCGCCCCGACCGGCGCGGACCGGACGTCGATCGTCGCGGCGGCCGTGAACCGCACCGGCACGCTGGCCGAGCTGCTCGCGGAGCTGGCCGGCCGCAGCATCAACCTCACCCGCCTCGACGCGCGCCCGACGCGTAACAACTTCGGCGAGTACCGCTTCTTCATCGACTTCGAGGGCCACGTCGCCGAGCCTCGGATCGTCGACGCGATGGCCGCCCTGCGCCGTCGCTGCCACGTGCGGTTCCTCGGTTCGCACCCGCGTGCCGACGAGGTTGTGGCGACCATCGAGCCGGGTGCCGGCAACCAGGATTTCGTCGACGCGCAGGCCTGGGCCGACGCTGTGGTGAAGGGAGAGGGCGCGTGA
- a CDS encoding macro domain-containing protein — protein sequence MTAESGTHTGREDFGPPASPRAPELVLCAVDEPLAAAWTEALSTVADHGGRVRVHRGSVLDVVAQAVVSPANSYGWMRGGIDAVYARAFPGVEQSVRSAVLASYGGELPIGESVIVPTGEAEPAWLISAPTMREPGETLPADTVHPYLAARAVFLQWRHGQLDTGPVRDHVTTIAMPGLGTGFGGVSPAACARQVAAAWEEAFGRRRHVQ from the coding sequence GTGACCGCCGAATCGGGCACACACACCGGGCGCGAGGACTTCGGTCCGCCGGCCTCGCCGCGGGCGCCGGAACTGGTGTTGTGCGCCGTCGATGAACCGCTTGCCGCCGCGTGGACCGAGGCCCTCTCCACCGTCGCCGACCATGGCGGCCGGGTCCGGGTGCACCGCGGCTCGGTGCTCGACGTCGTCGCCCAGGCCGTGGTCAGCCCGGCGAACTCGTACGGCTGGATGCGCGGCGGGATCGACGCGGTCTACGCGCGGGCGTTCCCCGGTGTGGAGCAGAGCGTCCGCAGCGCGGTTCTGGCTTCGTACGGCGGGGAACTGCCGATCGGCGAGTCCGTGATCGTCCCGACCGGCGAGGCCGAGCCGGCCTGGCTGATCAGCGCGCCGACGATGCGCGAGCCCGGCGAGACGCTGCCCGCCGACACCGTCCACCCCTACCTGGCGGCACGCGCGGTGTTCCTCCAGTGGCGCCACGGGCAGCTCGATACCGGGCCCGTCCGCGACCACGTCACCACCATCGCGATGCCGGGCCTCGGCACCGGCTTCGGCGGCGTCTCACCGGCCGCGTGCGCGCGCCAGGTGGCCGCGGCGTGGGAGGAAGCCTTCGGCCGTCGTCGTCACGTTCAGTGA